In Juglans microcarpa x Juglans regia isolate MS1-56 chromosome 4S, Jm3101_v1.0, whole genome shotgun sequence, a single window of DNA contains:
- the LOC121263624 gene encoding auxin response factor 4-like isoform X1, whose translation MATVAESNSRRRIDGGLPGDQNDQREKDDLHTALWHACAGPHVYIPRAGEKVFYFPQGHMEQVEAYTYQDGVMEMPIYNLPSRILCKVVYVHLKAEAHTDEVFAQVTLIPEAEQDMPSLEDENDVSLPQRTSVCSFVKKLTASDTSTHGGFSVPKRQAQECFPPLIFLQDMSQQPSAQELIVKDLHGFEWCFRHICRGIFSKPGFFCKSKRHLLTIGWSLFVTAKKLVADDACIFLRGENGQLCVGIRRAIKPLNNASASVISGYSMQHGILASAFHAVSTGTMFTVYYHPWTIPSDFIIPVNRYMKLAKEVYSVGMRFRMQFEGEDFSEKRFSGTVVGVEDIDCIRWPGSEWRCLKVKWDPTSDKFLCPERVSPWNIELIESNNKNPSMIFEPKRTRPINLSVPGFSSVTRDGLWSSLSSTLLSNSYWKVSQDSRKVSHYSVLVFYAYIFNCSLFSDLWNSIFLVGLFQYLVEYTSKRHERVLQGQENEKTSARELGAQTPLIFTPLLPSTDPDWCHRKLGLENHLGSPIHAQLDQYGSNIISSSGGNIAVPCPTYQWPPIFTNRVCDNVSVRRNISVSTTSNFGSKVFRPSESRDENDVPLAQPTGCARLFGVDLLYSHQELPSPQVATSCELSRPRSFLPTYESCVSETIQVSESSKSTSGVLQRKQCDNRSFIKRNCTKVLKYGTALGRSVDLMRFDGYDELVSELDQMFDFKGSLNDGSSRWHVIYTNGEGDIMLIGHCPWQLRSILLSQITSLREFCLMVQRIFIFPKEEIDKLIQTHQI comes from the exons ATGGCTACCGTTGCAGAAAGTAACAGCAGAAGACGTATTGACGGTGGCTTGCCTGGTGATCAAAACGACCAAC GAGAGAAAGATGATTTGCATACTGCACTGTGGCATGCCTGTGCGGGCCCTCATGTCTACATTCCGCGTGCTGGGGAGAAGGTTTTCTACTTCCCTCAAGGTCACATGGAACAG GTGGAGGCATACACCTACCAAGATGGTGTGATGGAAATGCCAATTTACAATTTACCTTCCAGGATCCTCTGCAAGGTTGTTTATGTTCATCTAAAG GCTGAAGCTCACACAGATGAGGTGTTTGCTCAAGTTACTTTGATTCCAGAGGCAGAG CAAGACATGCCAAGTTTGGAGGATGAAAATGATGTGTCTTTGCCTCAAAGAACCAGTGTATGCTCCTTTGTCAAGAAACTCACTGCCTCTGACACGAGCACGCATGGTGGATTCTCTGTTCCCAAGCGACAAGCTCAAGAGTGCTTCCCTCCTCTG ATCTTCTTGCAGGACATGTCTCAGCAACCGTCTGCACAGGAACTGATTGTCAAAGACTTGCATGGGTTTGAATGGTGCTTTCGCCATATTTGTCGTGGTATATTTAGTAAGCCAGGATTTTTTT GTAAGTCAAAGCGGCACTTGCTCACCATTGGTTGGAGTCTCTTTGTGACTGCTAAGAAGCTTGTTGCTGATGATGCATGTATCTTCCttag AGGAGAAAATGGACAACTTTGTGTTGGGATCCGCCGTGCAATTAAACCACTAAATAATGCCTCAGCATCTGTCATATCTGGCTACAGCATGcaacatggcatacttgccagTGCTTTCCATGCTGTTTCTACTGGAACCATGTTTACCGTCTATTACCACCCTTG GACAATTCCTTCTGACTTTATCATACCTGTTAATCGGTACATGAAGTTAGCTAAAGAAGTCTATTCAGTTGGAATGAGATTCAGAATGCAGTTTGAAGGCGAAGATTTTTCAGAAAAGAG ATTTTCAGGTACTGTAGTTGGTGTTGAAGATATAGATTGTATTAGGTGGCCTGGTTCAGAGTGGAGATGTCTCAAG GTTAAATGGGATCCCACATCAGACAAATTTTTGTGTCCTGAAAGGGTTTCGCCTTGGAACATTGAACTGATAGAATCAAATAATAAGAACCCTTCTATGATATTTGAACCAAAGAGGACACGACCAATTAATTTATCAGTGCCTGGGTTTTCCAGTGTGACCAGAGATGGTTTGTGGTCCTCATTATCTTCCACTTTACTTTCAAACTCTTATTGGAAGGTTTCTCAAGATTCCAGAAAAGTTTCACACTATTCTGTATTAGTCTTTTATGCCTATATCTTTAACTGTAGTTTATTTTCCGACTTATGGAATTCCATTTTTCTAGTAGGTTTATTTCAGTATCTGGTCGAGTATACATCTAAAAGACACGAAAGGGTCTTGCAAGGTCAAGAAAACGAGAAAACTAGTGCCCGAGAATTGGGTGCACAAACTCCACTGATATTTACACCTTTGTTACCCTCAACAGATCCTGATTGGTGCCACAGAAAATTGGGGTTAGAGAATCATCTAGGTTCTCCAATACATGCACAATTGGATCAATATGGCAGCAATATAATATCATCTTCTGGTGGAAATATAGCGGTTCCTTGCCCCACTTACCAGTGGCCACCAATATTTACCAACAGAGTCTGTGACAATGTTTCTGTTAGAAGAAACATTTCAGTCTCAACCACAAGCAATTTTGGGTCCAAGGTATTCAGGCCTTCTGAATCAAGGGATGAAAATGACGTGCCACTTGCCCAACCAACTGGCTGTGCCAGGCTTTTTGGGGTCGATTTACTTTATAGTCATCAGGAGCTCCCTTCACCACAAGTTGCCACTTCTTGTGAGCTTTCAAGGCCTCGTTCCTTCCTTCCAACATATGAATCGTGTGTTTCTGAAACCATCCAGGTTTCAGAGTCCTCTAAGAGTACATCTGGCGTTCTACAGAGAAAACAATGTGACAATCGTTCTTTCATTAAGAGGAATTGCACAAAG GTGCTCAAGTATGGAACTGCTCTTGGAAGATCAGTAGACCTTATGCGTTTCGACGGGTATGATGAACTCGTTTCTGAGTTGGACCAGATGTTCGATTTCAAAGGAAGCTTGAATGATGGAAGCAGTAGGTGGCATGTAATCTATACTAATGGTGAAGGAGATATAATGCTCATAGGACATTGCCCATGGCAGTTAAGAAGCATACTACTGTCTCAAATAACATCTCTTAG AGAATTTTGCCTCATGGTGCAAAGGATATTCATCTTTCCAAAGGAAGAAATTGACAAGTTGATCCAAACTCACCAGATCTAA
- the LOC121263624 gene encoding auxin response factor 4-like isoform X3, producing the protein MATVAESNSRRRIDGGLPGDQNDQREKDDLHTALWHACAGPHVYIPRAGEKVFYFPQGHMEQVEAYTYQDGVMEMPIYNLPSRILCKVVYVHLKAEAHTDEVFAQVTLIPEAEQDMPSLEDENDVSLPQRTSVCSFVKKLTASDTSTHGGFSVPKRQAQECFPPLIFLQDMSQQPSAQELIVKDLHGFEWCFRHICRGIFSKSKRHLLTIGWSLFVTAKKLVADDACIFLRGENGQLCVGIRRAIKPLNNASASVISGYSMQHGILASAFHAVSTGTMFTVYYHPWTIPSDFIIPVNRYMKLAKEVYSVGMRFRMQFEGEDFSEKRFSGTVVGVEDIDCIRWPGSEWRCLKVKWDPTSDKFLCPERVSPWNIELIESNNKNPSMIFEPKRTRPINLSVPGFSSVTRDGLWSSLSSTLLSNSYWKVSQDSRKVSHYSVLVFYAYIFNCSLFSDLWNSIFLVGLFQYLVEYTSKRHERVLQGQENEKTSARELGAQTPLIFTPLLPSTDPDWCHRKLGLENHLGSPIHAQLDQYGSNIISSSGGNIAVPCPTYQWPPIFTNRVCDNVSVRRNISVSTTSNFGSKVFRPSESRDENDVPLAQPTGCARLFGVDLLYSHQELPSPQVATSCELSRPRSFLPTYESCVSETIQVSESSKSTSGVLQRKQCDNRSFIKRNCTKVLKYGTALGRSVDLMRFDGYDELVSELDQMFDFKGSLNDGSSRWHVIYTNGEGDIMLIGHCPWQLRSILLSQITSLREFCLMVQRIFIFPKEEIDKLIQTHQI; encoded by the exons ATGGCTACCGTTGCAGAAAGTAACAGCAGAAGACGTATTGACGGTGGCTTGCCTGGTGATCAAAACGACCAAC GAGAGAAAGATGATTTGCATACTGCACTGTGGCATGCCTGTGCGGGCCCTCATGTCTACATTCCGCGTGCTGGGGAGAAGGTTTTCTACTTCCCTCAAGGTCACATGGAACAG GTGGAGGCATACACCTACCAAGATGGTGTGATGGAAATGCCAATTTACAATTTACCTTCCAGGATCCTCTGCAAGGTTGTTTATGTTCATCTAAAG GCTGAAGCTCACACAGATGAGGTGTTTGCTCAAGTTACTTTGATTCCAGAGGCAGAG CAAGACATGCCAAGTTTGGAGGATGAAAATGATGTGTCTTTGCCTCAAAGAACCAGTGTATGCTCCTTTGTCAAGAAACTCACTGCCTCTGACACGAGCACGCATGGTGGATTCTCTGTTCCCAAGCGACAAGCTCAAGAGTGCTTCCCTCCTCTG ATCTTCTTGCAGGACATGTCTCAGCAACCGTCTGCACAGGAACTGATTGTCAAAGACTTGCATGGGTTTGAATGGTGCTTTCGCCATATTTGTCGTGGTATATTTA GTAAGTCAAAGCGGCACTTGCTCACCATTGGTTGGAGTCTCTTTGTGACTGCTAAGAAGCTTGTTGCTGATGATGCATGTATCTTCCttag AGGAGAAAATGGACAACTTTGTGTTGGGATCCGCCGTGCAATTAAACCACTAAATAATGCCTCAGCATCTGTCATATCTGGCTACAGCATGcaacatggcatacttgccagTGCTTTCCATGCTGTTTCTACTGGAACCATGTTTACCGTCTATTACCACCCTTG GACAATTCCTTCTGACTTTATCATACCTGTTAATCGGTACATGAAGTTAGCTAAAGAAGTCTATTCAGTTGGAATGAGATTCAGAATGCAGTTTGAAGGCGAAGATTTTTCAGAAAAGAG ATTTTCAGGTACTGTAGTTGGTGTTGAAGATATAGATTGTATTAGGTGGCCTGGTTCAGAGTGGAGATGTCTCAAG GTTAAATGGGATCCCACATCAGACAAATTTTTGTGTCCTGAAAGGGTTTCGCCTTGGAACATTGAACTGATAGAATCAAATAATAAGAACCCTTCTATGATATTTGAACCAAAGAGGACACGACCAATTAATTTATCAGTGCCTGGGTTTTCCAGTGTGACCAGAGATGGTTTGTGGTCCTCATTATCTTCCACTTTACTTTCAAACTCTTATTGGAAGGTTTCTCAAGATTCCAGAAAAGTTTCACACTATTCTGTATTAGTCTTTTATGCCTATATCTTTAACTGTAGTTTATTTTCCGACTTATGGAATTCCATTTTTCTAGTAGGTTTATTTCAGTATCTGGTCGAGTATACATCTAAAAGACACGAAAGGGTCTTGCAAGGTCAAGAAAACGAGAAAACTAGTGCCCGAGAATTGGGTGCACAAACTCCACTGATATTTACACCTTTGTTACCCTCAACAGATCCTGATTGGTGCCACAGAAAATTGGGGTTAGAGAATCATCTAGGTTCTCCAATACATGCACAATTGGATCAATATGGCAGCAATATAATATCATCTTCTGGTGGAAATATAGCGGTTCCTTGCCCCACTTACCAGTGGCCACCAATATTTACCAACAGAGTCTGTGACAATGTTTCTGTTAGAAGAAACATTTCAGTCTCAACCACAAGCAATTTTGGGTCCAAGGTATTCAGGCCTTCTGAATCAAGGGATGAAAATGACGTGCCACTTGCCCAACCAACTGGCTGTGCCAGGCTTTTTGGGGTCGATTTACTTTATAGTCATCAGGAGCTCCCTTCACCACAAGTTGCCACTTCTTGTGAGCTTTCAAGGCCTCGTTCCTTCCTTCCAACATATGAATCGTGTGTTTCTGAAACCATCCAGGTTTCAGAGTCCTCTAAGAGTACATCTGGCGTTCTACAGAGAAAACAATGTGACAATCGTTCTTTCATTAAGAGGAATTGCACAAAG GTGCTCAAGTATGGAACTGCTCTTGGAAGATCAGTAGACCTTATGCGTTTCGACGGGTATGATGAACTCGTTTCTGAGTTGGACCAGATGTTCGATTTCAAAGGAAGCTTGAATGATGGAAGCAGTAGGTGGCATGTAATCTATACTAATGGTGAAGGAGATATAATGCTCATAGGACATTGCCCATGGCAGTTAAGAAGCATACTACTGTCTCAAATAACATCTCTTAG AGAATTTTGCCTCATGGTGCAAAGGATATTCATCTTTCCAAAGGAAGAAATTGACAAGTTGATCCAAACTCACCAGATCTAA
- the LOC121263624 gene encoding auxin response factor 4-like isoform X7, whose product MATVAESNSRRRIDGGLPGDQNDQREKDDLHTALWHACAGPHVYIPRAGEKVFYFPQGHMEQVEAYTYQDGVMEMPIYNLPSRILCKVVYVHLKAEAHTDEVFAQVTLIPEAEQDMPSLEDENDVSLPQRTSVCSFVKKLTASDTSTHGGFSVPKRQAQECFPPLIFLQDMSQQPSAQELIVKDLHGFEWCFRHICRGIFSKPGFFCKSKRHLLTIGWSLFVTAKKLVADDACIFLRGENGQLCVGIRRAIKPLNNASASVISGYSMQHGILASAFHAVSTGTMFTVYYHPWTIPSDFIIPVNRYMKLAKEVYSVGMRFRMQFEGEDFSEKRFSGTVVGVEDIDCIRWPGSEWRCLKVKWDPTSDKFLCPERVSPWNIELIESNNKNPSMIFEPKRTRPINLSVPGFSSVTRDGLWSSLSSTLLSNSYWKVSQDSRKVSHYSVLVFYAYIFNCSLFSDLWNSIFLVGLFQYLVEYTSKRHERVLQGQENEKTSARELGAQTPLIFTPLLPSTDPDWCHRKLGLENHLGSPIHAQLDQYGSNIISSSGGNIAVPCPTYQWPPIFTNRVCDNVSVRRNISVSTTSNFGSKVFRPSESRDENDVPLAQPTGCARLFGVDLLYSHQELPSPQVATSCELSRPRSFLPTYESCVSETIQVSESSKSTSGVLQRKQCDNRSFIKRNCTKVLKYGTALGRSVDLMRFDGYDELVSELDQMFDFKGSLNDGSSRWHVIYTNGEGDIMLIGHCPWQEFCLMVQRIFIFPKEEIDKLIQTHQI is encoded by the exons ATGGCTACCGTTGCAGAAAGTAACAGCAGAAGACGTATTGACGGTGGCTTGCCTGGTGATCAAAACGACCAAC GAGAGAAAGATGATTTGCATACTGCACTGTGGCATGCCTGTGCGGGCCCTCATGTCTACATTCCGCGTGCTGGGGAGAAGGTTTTCTACTTCCCTCAAGGTCACATGGAACAG GTGGAGGCATACACCTACCAAGATGGTGTGATGGAAATGCCAATTTACAATTTACCTTCCAGGATCCTCTGCAAGGTTGTTTATGTTCATCTAAAG GCTGAAGCTCACACAGATGAGGTGTTTGCTCAAGTTACTTTGATTCCAGAGGCAGAG CAAGACATGCCAAGTTTGGAGGATGAAAATGATGTGTCTTTGCCTCAAAGAACCAGTGTATGCTCCTTTGTCAAGAAACTCACTGCCTCTGACACGAGCACGCATGGTGGATTCTCTGTTCCCAAGCGACAAGCTCAAGAGTGCTTCCCTCCTCTG ATCTTCTTGCAGGACATGTCTCAGCAACCGTCTGCACAGGAACTGATTGTCAAAGACTTGCATGGGTTTGAATGGTGCTTTCGCCATATTTGTCGTGGTATATTTAGTAAGCCAGGATTTTTTT GTAAGTCAAAGCGGCACTTGCTCACCATTGGTTGGAGTCTCTTTGTGACTGCTAAGAAGCTTGTTGCTGATGATGCATGTATCTTCCttag AGGAGAAAATGGACAACTTTGTGTTGGGATCCGCCGTGCAATTAAACCACTAAATAATGCCTCAGCATCTGTCATATCTGGCTACAGCATGcaacatggcatacttgccagTGCTTTCCATGCTGTTTCTACTGGAACCATGTTTACCGTCTATTACCACCCTTG GACAATTCCTTCTGACTTTATCATACCTGTTAATCGGTACATGAAGTTAGCTAAAGAAGTCTATTCAGTTGGAATGAGATTCAGAATGCAGTTTGAAGGCGAAGATTTTTCAGAAAAGAG ATTTTCAGGTACTGTAGTTGGTGTTGAAGATATAGATTGTATTAGGTGGCCTGGTTCAGAGTGGAGATGTCTCAAG GTTAAATGGGATCCCACATCAGACAAATTTTTGTGTCCTGAAAGGGTTTCGCCTTGGAACATTGAACTGATAGAATCAAATAATAAGAACCCTTCTATGATATTTGAACCAAAGAGGACACGACCAATTAATTTATCAGTGCCTGGGTTTTCCAGTGTGACCAGAGATGGTTTGTGGTCCTCATTATCTTCCACTTTACTTTCAAACTCTTATTGGAAGGTTTCTCAAGATTCCAGAAAAGTTTCACACTATTCTGTATTAGTCTTTTATGCCTATATCTTTAACTGTAGTTTATTTTCCGACTTATGGAATTCCATTTTTCTAGTAGGTTTATTTCAGTATCTGGTCGAGTATACATCTAAAAGACACGAAAGGGTCTTGCAAGGTCAAGAAAACGAGAAAACTAGTGCCCGAGAATTGGGTGCACAAACTCCACTGATATTTACACCTTTGTTACCCTCAACAGATCCTGATTGGTGCCACAGAAAATTGGGGTTAGAGAATCATCTAGGTTCTCCAATACATGCACAATTGGATCAATATGGCAGCAATATAATATCATCTTCTGGTGGAAATATAGCGGTTCCTTGCCCCACTTACCAGTGGCCACCAATATTTACCAACAGAGTCTGTGACAATGTTTCTGTTAGAAGAAACATTTCAGTCTCAACCACAAGCAATTTTGGGTCCAAGGTATTCAGGCCTTCTGAATCAAGGGATGAAAATGACGTGCCACTTGCCCAACCAACTGGCTGTGCCAGGCTTTTTGGGGTCGATTTACTTTATAGTCATCAGGAGCTCCCTTCACCACAAGTTGCCACTTCTTGTGAGCTTTCAAGGCCTCGTTCCTTCCTTCCAACATATGAATCGTGTGTTTCTGAAACCATCCAGGTTTCAGAGTCCTCTAAGAGTACATCTGGCGTTCTACAGAGAAAACAATGTGACAATCGTTCTTTCATTAAGAGGAATTGCACAAAG GTGCTCAAGTATGGAACTGCTCTTGGAAGATCAGTAGACCTTATGCGTTTCGACGGGTATGATGAACTCGTTTCTGAGTTGGACCAGATGTTCGATTTCAAAGGAAGCTTGAATGATGGAAGCAGTAGGTGGCATGTAATCTATACTAATGGTGAAGGAGATATAATGCTCATAGGACATTGCCCATGGCA AGAATTTTGCCTCATGGTGCAAAGGATATTCATCTTTCCAAAGGAAGAAATTGACAAGTTGATCCAAACTCACCAGATCTAA
- the LOC121263624 gene encoding auxin response factor 2-like isoform X11 produces the protein MATVAESNSRRRIDGGLPGDQNDQREKDDLHTALWHACAGPHVYIPRAGEKVFYFPQGHMEQVEAYTYQDGVMEMPIYNLPSRILCKVVYVHLKAEAHTDEVFAQVTLIPEAEQDMPSLEDENDVSLPQRTSVCSFVKKLTASDTSTHGGFSVPKRQAQECFPPLDMSQQPSAQELIVKDLHGFEWCFRHICRGKSKRHLLTIGWSLFVTAKKLVADDACIFLRGENGQLCVGIRRAIKPLNNASASVISGYSMQHGILASAFHAVSTGTMFTVYYHPWTIPSDFIIPVNRYMKLAKEVYSVGMRFRMQFEGEDFSEKRFSGTVVGVEDIDCIRWPGSEWRCLKVKWDPTSDKFLCPERVSPWNIELIESNNKNPSMIFEPKRTRPINLSVPGFSSVTRDVGLFQYLVEYTSKRHERVLQGQENEKTSARELGAQTPLIFTPLLPSTDPDWCHRKLGLENHLGSPIHAQLDQYGSNIISSSGGNIAVPCPTYQWPPIFTNRVCDNVSVRRNISVSTTSNFGSKVFRPSESRDENDVPLAQPTGCARLFGVDLLYSHQELPSPQVATSCELSRPRSFLPTYESCVSETIQVSESSKSTSGVLQRKQCDNRSFIKRNCTKVLKYGTALGRSVDLMRFDGYDELVSELDQMFDFKGSLNDGSSRWHVIYTNGEGDIMLIGHCPWQEFCLMVQRIFIFPKEEIDKLIQTHQI, from the exons ATGGCTACCGTTGCAGAAAGTAACAGCAGAAGACGTATTGACGGTGGCTTGCCTGGTGATCAAAACGACCAAC GAGAGAAAGATGATTTGCATACTGCACTGTGGCATGCCTGTGCGGGCCCTCATGTCTACATTCCGCGTGCTGGGGAGAAGGTTTTCTACTTCCCTCAAGGTCACATGGAACAG GTGGAGGCATACACCTACCAAGATGGTGTGATGGAAATGCCAATTTACAATTTACCTTCCAGGATCCTCTGCAAGGTTGTTTATGTTCATCTAAAG GCTGAAGCTCACACAGATGAGGTGTTTGCTCAAGTTACTTTGATTCCAGAGGCAGAG CAAGACATGCCAAGTTTGGAGGATGAAAATGATGTGTCTTTGCCTCAAAGAACCAGTGTATGCTCCTTTGTCAAGAAACTCACTGCCTCTGACACGAGCACGCATGGTGGATTCTCTGTTCCCAAGCGACAAGCTCAAGAGTGCTTCCCTCCTCTG GACATGTCTCAGCAACCGTCTGCACAGGAACTGATTGTCAAAGACTTGCATGGGTTTGAATGGTGCTTTCGCCATATTTGTCGTG GTAAGTCAAAGCGGCACTTGCTCACCATTGGTTGGAGTCTCTTTGTGACTGCTAAGAAGCTTGTTGCTGATGATGCATGTATCTTCCttag AGGAGAAAATGGACAACTTTGTGTTGGGATCCGCCGTGCAATTAAACCACTAAATAATGCCTCAGCATCTGTCATATCTGGCTACAGCATGcaacatggcatacttgccagTGCTTTCCATGCTGTTTCTACTGGAACCATGTTTACCGTCTATTACCACCCTTG GACAATTCCTTCTGACTTTATCATACCTGTTAATCGGTACATGAAGTTAGCTAAAGAAGTCTATTCAGTTGGAATGAGATTCAGAATGCAGTTTGAAGGCGAAGATTTTTCAGAAAAGAG ATTTTCAGGTACTGTAGTTGGTGTTGAAGATATAGATTGTATTAGGTGGCCTGGTTCAGAGTGGAGATGTCTCAAG GTTAAATGGGATCCCACATCAGACAAATTTTTGTGTCCTGAAAGGGTTTCGCCTTGGAACATTGAACTGATAGAATCAAATAATAAGAACCCTTCTATGATATTTGAACCAAAGAGGACACGACCAATTAATTTATCAGTGCCTGGGTTTTCCAGTGTGACCAGAGATG TAGGTTTATTTCAGTATCTGGTCGAGTATACATCTAAAAGACACGAAAGGGTCTTGCAAGGTCAAGAAAACGAGAAAACTAGTGCCCGAGAATTGGGTGCACAAACTCCACTGATATTTACACCTTTGTTACCCTCAACAGATCCTGATTGGTGCCACAGAAAATTGGGGTTAGAGAATCATCTAGGTTCTCCAATACATGCACAATTGGATCAATATGGCAGCAATATAATATCATCTTCTGGTGGAAATATAGCGGTTCCTTGCCCCACTTACCAGTGGCCACCAATATTTACCAACAGAGTCTGTGACAATGTTTCTGTTAGAAGAAACATTTCAGTCTCAACCACAAGCAATTTTGGGTCCAAGGTATTCAGGCCTTCTGAATCAAGGGATGAAAATGACGTGCCACTTGCCCAACCAACTGGCTGTGCCAGGCTTTTTGGGGTCGATTTACTTTATAGTCATCAGGAGCTCCCTTCACCACAAGTTGCCACTTCTTGTGAGCTTTCAAGGCCTCGTTCCTTCCTTCCAACATATGAATCGTGTGTTTCTGAAACCATCCAGGTTTCAGAGTCCTCTAAGAGTACATCTGGCGTTCTACAGAGAAAACAATGTGACAATCGTTCTTTCATTAAGAGGAATTGCACAAAG GTGCTCAAGTATGGAACTGCTCTTGGAAGATCAGTAGACCTTATGCGTTTCGACGGGTATGATGAACTCGTTTCTGAGTTGGACCAGATGTTCGATTTCAAAGGAAGCTTGAATGATGGAAGCAGTAGGTGGCATGTAATCTATACTAATGGTGAAGGAGATATAATGCTCATAGGACATTGCCCATGGCA AGAATTTTGCCTCATGGTGCAAAGGATATTCATCTTTCCAAAGGAAGAAATTGACAAGTTGATCCAAACTCACCAGATCTAA